Proteins encoded by one window of Salmo trutta chromosome 17, fSalTru1.1, whole genome shotgun sequence:
- the LOC115151919 gene encoding histidine-rich glycoprotein isoform X3, translated as MSSWAPGGRRPQPNPNGGYEELDQQHNYSGNNMDYEGYQHQQNASPKVYNAADKRSALYQRFYKQLQEKTPADCVVLSVSNQSTDYPKSIGHCLQDRGLSVEMIYLQAESGLTRALQDVRSDGSPLCILVEQTNVALSSCTVIIFSESLKIHRNMPKDHAMDFVMAEYGRGLGERTQQKDPAETGERAAELVDDYLEREKVERHAVPSDTRQLLFFLAEGVHLYPEELSTIAEYLRNRQDHLQATSETGDGPRPERKKMLPPGLGKPPPLLPTPSGPHGREPPPGMGEHPATPLMTPGSYPKTKPPPLLSMHQGQGLPHRPPHGPPPPHGPHGPLPRGPPHHHGPPPPRGPPPPRGLPQSGPMPPHGPRGAPPSLKSLHMGPQPGLLPCPGGLPPHPNTPRR; from the exons TTACGAGGAGTTGGACCAACAGCATAACTACTCCGGTAACAACATGGACTATGAAGGAtatcaacatcaacaaaatg CTTCTCCCAAAGTTTACAATGCAGCTGACAAACGTAGCGCCCTCTACCAGCGGTTCTATAAGCAACTCCAGGAGAAGACACCTGCCGACTGTGTGGTTCTGTCTGTGAGCAACCAGAGCAC GGATTACCCCAAATCTATAGGCCACTGTTTGCAGGACCGTGGCCTCTCGGTGGAAATGATTTACCTGCAGGCGGAGTCGGGCCTGACCCGGGCCCTACAAGATGTCCGCTCCGACGGTTCCCCCTTATGTATTCTCGTCGAACAGACTAACGTAGCTCTGTCCTCGTGCACAGTAATCATATTTTCAGAATCCCTCAAAA TCCACCGCAACATGCCCAAGGACCATGCCATGGACTTTGTGATGGCGGAATATGGCCGTGGGCTTGGGGAGCGGACGCAGCAGAAGGACCCTGCAGAAACAGGGGAGCGGGCGGCTGAGCTGGTGGATGActacctggagagagagaaagtggagaggCATGCTGTGCCCTCTGACACCCGCCAGCTGCTCTTCTTCCTGGCCGAGGGAGTCCACCTGTACCCCGAGGAGCTGAGCACCATCGCGGAGTATCTTCGCAACCGCCAGGACCATCTGCAAG CCACGTCTGAGACTGGTGATGGCCCCCGGCCTGAGAGGAAGAAGATGTTGCCTCCTGGTTTAGGGAAACCTCCACCGCTGCTACCCACCCCCTCAGGCCCTCATGGAAGAGAGCCACCCCCTGGGATGGGAGAGCACCCTGCCACCCCCCTCATGACTCCAG GCTCATACCCCAAGACCAAGCCCCCTCCACTGCTGTCCATGCACCAGGGACAGGGGCTACCTCATCGTCCCCCTCATGGTCCCCCACCCCCTCATGGCCCTCACGGTCCACTACCTCGAGGACCCCCACACCACCATGGCCCCCCTCCCCCCCGAGGGCCCCCTCCCCCCCGTGGTCTTCCACAGAGTGGCCCCATGCCCCCACACGGCCCCAGAGGAGCCCCACCATCACTGAAGAGCCTTCACATGGGACCACAGCCTGGGCTGCTCCCCTGTCCAG